One Serpentinicella alkaliphila DNA segment encodes these proteins:
- a CDS encoding RNA degradosome polyphosphate kinase, giving the protein MRNCYGNKKEYFINRELSWLEFNHRVLEEAKDKSNPLFERLKFLSIVSSNLDEFFMIRVASLKDQVNANYIKTDSSGLTPMEQLDLIENRVRRMVYEQYNTYNRSFIPQMKKNGVSLVDKNDLTNEERKYLEQYFIDVIFPVLTPMAVDSSRPFPIILGKTLNIAMNIKNDKNISDSVFAIVQVPSVLPRLKQLPVEKREERRYVLLEEIIIMFVEKLFLGYDVVSPFCFRITRNADLTIDEEEAEDLLKEIEKTLKKRKTGAAIRLEIDSKMDDKLVQILKKSMEVQEGEIYKINGPIDLTFLNAFMFFDGYDNLKYPVHNPRTPEDLIDKNDIYEVIQRKDIMLFHPFESFHPVVEFINRAANDPKVLSIKQTLYRVSGDSPIIKSLKKAAGRGKQVTVLVEVKARFDEENNIQWAKQLEKAGCHVVYGLVGLKTHCKITLVVRMESHGVKRYVHLSTGNYNDITAKFYTDIGVFTCRESFGEDATSLFNMLTGCSDVPNMRSFCLAPYNLKSTILSLIKNEAENARLGKMSKIVIKMNALVDTDIIKELYDASLVGVQIELIIRGICCLKPGVDGLSENIRVRSIVGRFLEHTRVLYFYNDGEEKVYLTSADLMPRNLYRRVELMFGVEDTSLKSRLVKMLHVILADNVKARLMNSEGIYKKIDRRGKKIVNSQNYFIENDLLE; this is encoded by the coding sequence ATGAGGAATTGTTATGGGAACAAAAAAGAATATTTTATTAACCGAGAGCTAAGTTGGTTAGAATTTAATCATAGGGTTTTGGAGGAGGCGAAGGATAAAAGCAATCCTTTGTTTGAAAGATTAAAGTTTTTGTCAATCGTCAGCTCTAATCTTGATGAGTTCTTCATGATACGGGTAGCTTCATTGAAAGATCAAGTAAATGCTAATTATATTAAAACTGATTCCTCTGGGTTAACCCCAATGGAGCAATTAGATCTCATAGAAAATAGAGTTAGGCGGATGGTTTATGAGCAGTATAATACATATAATAGGTCTTTTATACCGCAGATGAAGAAAAATGGCGTTAGTTTAGTAGATAAAAATGATCTAACTAATGAGGAGAGAAAATACTTAGAGCAATATTTTATTGATGTTATTTTTCCTGTATTAACTCCGATGGCAGTAGACTCAAGTAGACCATTCCCAATAATATTAGGAAAAACATTAAATATTGCGATGAATATAAAGAATGATAAAAACATAAGTGATAGCGTATTTGCAATTGTACAAGTACCTTCTGTGTTGCCTAGATTAAAACAGCTCCCGGTAGAAAAAAGAGAAGAAAGAAGATATGTACTTCTAGAAGAGATTATAATAATGTTTGTGGAAAAACTATTTTTAGGCTATGATGTTGTATCTCCATTTTGCTTTAGAATTACTAGAAATGCAGATTTAACTATAGATGAAGAAGAGGCAGAGGATTTATTAAAGGAAATTGAAAAAACATTAAAGAAGCGAAAAACAGGAGCCGCCATTAGATTAGAAATTGATTCGAAAATGGATGATAAGCTTGTACAAATATTGAAGAAATCTATGGAAGTTCAAGAGGGTGAAATATACAAAATAAATGGACCCATAGACTTAACATTTCTAAATGCTTTTATGTTTTTTGATGGATATGATAACTTGAAATATCCTGTTCATAACCCTAGAACACCAGAGGATCTAATAGACAAAAATGACATATATGAAGTTATACAGAGAAAGGATATTATGTTATTTCATCCTTTTGAAAGTTTTCATCCTGTTGTTGAATTTATAAATAGAGCTGCTAATGATCCGAAGGTTTTAAGCATTAAGCAAACCCTATATAGGGTAAGTGGAGATTCCCCTATTATTAAATCCCTTAAGAAAGCAGCTGGAAGAGGCAAACAGGTGACGGTACTTGTTGAAGTAAAGGCACGATTCGATGAGGAGAACAATATTCAATGGGCTAAGCAACTAGAAAAGGCTGGCTGTCATGTTGTATATGGTTTGGTAGGATTAAAAACACATTGTAAAATAACCTTGGTTGTAAGGATGGAAAGTCATGGGGTGAAGAGATATGTACATTTAAGCACTGGTAATTACAACGATATTACTGCCAAATTTTATACTGATATAGGTGTATTTACATGTAGAGAAAGCTTTGGTGAAGATGCCACTTCTTTATTTAATATGTTAACTGGCTGTTCGGATGTGCCCAATATGAGAAGTTTTTGTTTAGCTCCGTATAATTTAAAGTCAACCATTTTGTCTTTAATTAAGAATGAAGCTGAAAATGCTAGACTTGGTAAAATGTCTAAAATAGTAATTAAGATGAATGCATTAGTTGATACGGATATTATTAAAGAATTGTATGATGCTTCCCTAGTAGGTGTACAGATTGAACTAATAATAAGAGGCATTTGCTGCTTAAAACCAGGGGTAGATGGCTTAAGTGAAAATATAAGGGTTAGAAGTATTGTTGGTAGATTTTTAGAGCATACAAGAGTCCTCTATTTCTATAATGATGGGGAAGAAAAGGTATATTTAACTAGTGCGGATTTAATGCCTAGAAATTTATATAGAAGAGTAGAATTGATGTTTGGAGTAGAAGATACTTCACTAAAATCAAGGTTGGTCAAGATGTTACATGTAATTTTGGCGGACAATGTAAAAGCACGATTGATGAATTCTGAAGGAATATATAAAAAGATTGATAGACGTGGAAAAAAGATTGTTAATTCTCAAAACTACTTTATCGAAAACGATTTATTAGAATGA
- the ppx gene encoding exopolyphosphatase, which translates to MVNKVAVIDLGSNTIRMLIMKIYRDRSFKMIDEIKEMVRLSEGMGDKKILQKEPMERTLHVLMLFKAIIEAHEVDEVMAIATAAVRNATNKDEFLKRIKVELDMNFDVIAGEKEAYYGYLGVINTIDIENCVIVDIGGGSTEISLVLDKRFKESISLPYGSIILTEQFLGKEQVTQEKIQTLENFMIKVLSGIKWLKSAVGLPIIGLGGTIRTLAKVNKNKVAFPLNSLHNYQLDHKEVSRVYKEITSKDLDGRIKLPGVNKERADIIIGGLVPIKVIMEYLNSNNLVISGNGVREGIFYEYYLKQIKCNNMRLDDVLEHSVTNILKNYNLNLQHCYHVRKLALEIFDQTQSIHKFDEGYRKLLSTSSLLHDIGNYIDYYNHHQHGFYLTLNSKINGMDNKEKLLCAYLVGFHRDADFKEDWKKYNMLIKKEDYDNIKKLSIFLKIAEKLDRSEYASVKNIECDITKKVVIIKVITDNNPILEIEAALKYKKDFLKAFKKDLIILK; encoded by the coding sequence GTGGTAAATAAAGTTGCTGTGATTGATCTGGGTTCAAATACAATTAGAATGCTAATAATGAAAATTTACAGGGATCGGTCATTTAAGATGATAGATGAAATTAAGGAAATGGTAAGACTGAGTGAGGGGATGGGTGATAAGAAAATTTTACAAAAAGAGCCCATGGAAAGGACTCTACACGTTCTGATGCTATTTAAAGCAATTATAGAAGCCCATGAAGTAGACGAAGTTATGGCTATTGCAACAGCTGCTGTTAGAAATGCAACTAATAAGGATGAGTTTTTAAAACGCATAAAAGTAGAATTAGATATGAATTTTGATGTTATTGCCGGGGAAAAAGAAGCCTATTATGGCTATTTGGGTGTCATTAATACAATTGATATTGAAAATTGCGTTATTGTTGATATTGGTGGGGGAAGCACTGAAATATCTCTGGTATTAGATAAAAGGTTTAAAGAATCCATAAGTCTTCCTTATGGATCTATTATATTAACTGAGCAATTTTTAGGAAAAGAGCAGGTAACTCAAGAGAAAATACAGACACTAGAGAACTTTATGATTAAGGTGTTGAGCGGAATAAAGTGGTTAAAGAGTGCCGTGGGGTTACCAATTATAGGTTTAGGCGGAACTATTAGAACTTTAGCTAAAGTAAATAAAAACAAAGTTGCTTTTCCGTTGAATAGTCTTCATAACTATCAACTAGATCACAAGGAAGTTTCTAGAGTGTATAAAGAAATTACAAGTAAGGACTTAGACGGAAGAATTAAACTGCCTGGAGTTAATAAGGAAAGGGCGGATATTATTATCGGAGGCCTAGTGCCTATTAAAGTAATAATGGAATATTTAAATTCTAACAACCTTGTAATTAGTGGTAATGGAGTTAGGGAAGGCATTTTTTATGAATATTATCTTAAACAGATTAAATGCAATAATATGAGGTTAGATGATGTTTTAGAGCATAGTGTAACTAACATTCTAAAGAACTACAACTTAAACCTACAGCATTGTTACCATGTTAGAAAACTAGCTCTAGAAATTTTTGATCAAACTCAGTCGATTCATAAATTTGACGAAGGATATAGAAAATTACTTTCTACTTCTTCTTTGCTTCATGATATAGGAAATTATATTGATTACTATAATCATCATCAACATGGATTTTATCTTACCTTAAACAGTAAAATAAATGGTATGGATAATAAGGAAAAGCTATTGTGTGCTTATTTAGTGGGCTTTCATCGGGATGCGGATTTTAAGGAGGATTGGAAAAAATATAATATGCTTATAAAAAAAGAGGATTATGACAATATTAAGAAACTAAGTATATTTTTAAAAATTGCAGAAAAACTTGATAGGAGTGAGTATGCT